In the Candidatus Kapaibacterium sp. genome, AGAAGGAGCACGACCCCAACGAGCGTCAACACATAGCCGAACGTGATCGGCTAGACTCGGACCTCCACGTAGCGCTGGAGCAGATAGCTCACCCCCGCCATGCTCACCACGAACCAGATCCCGACCATCAGCAGCCCGTGGGCGGTCATGAACGAGTAGAAGGTGAGCGGGGAGAGCTCCAGTACATTCGCTTGATTGAGCTGCATGAGGATGCCCAGCAGGATGGCGATCGGGAAGACCAGCGTGACCGTGATGATCCACGCTGCTGTGATGCGGTCTAGAGCTTTCATGGCTCCCTCCCTCGTGTGCTACTGGACAACAAACCGTGCTTGCATGTTGGCATGGGCAGCGCCGCAGTACTCTAAGCACTGGGCGACGTACTCTCCTGGCTGGTCGAAGCGCCACCGCGGGCGGTTGATGTACCCTGGCATTGCTTGTACCTGGGCAACAATTCGCCTGT is a window encoding:
- a CDS encoding cbb3-type cytochrome c oxidase subunit I; the encoded protein is MKALDRITAAWIITVTLVFPIAILLGILMQLNQANVLELSPLTFYSFMTAHGLLMVGIWFVVSMAGVSYLLQRYVEVRV